From the Agrobacterium larrymoorei genome, one window contains:
- a CDS encoding carbohydrate ABC transporter permease: protein MTRPRFRTLPAMIAMTPTIFFVVVVIGFGLLWTLWTSYTSSKLLPNNDFIGLAQYSRLFASDNWQVACINVAIFGGLFIGGCLALGYGLAVALDQSIRFEDTFRTIFLMSASLSFVVTGIVWQWLFDPTFGIQAAVRDWGWTDFRFDWLTRESTAIYALVGAGVWQATGLGMVIMLAGLRGIDQDIWNATRVDGVPAWRVYIHVIPAMIRPMVATAAVLLSLTAIKIYDLVVVMTGGGPGISTEVPAKYVMDMLFQRNNLGQATAAATIMLLAICVLVGLPWLLLRRKEAAK, encoded by the coding sequence ATGACTAGACCCAGGTTTCGCACCCTGCCGGCCATGATTGCCATGACGCCTACGATTTTCTTTGTCGTGGTGGTGATCGGTTTCGGCCTCCTCTGGACGCTCTGGACCTCGTACACTTCGTCCAAACTCCTGCCTAACAATGACTTCATCGGGCTTGCGCAGTATTCGAGGCTTTTTGCCTCGGATAACTGGCAGGTGGCCTGTATAAATGTCGCGATTTTTGGCGGGCTCTTTATCGGCGGCTGCCTTGCTCTGGGCTATGGTCTTGCCGTGGCTCTGGATCAGAGCATTCGCTTTGAGGACACGTTCCGCACCATCTTCCTCATGTCGGCCTCGCTCTCCTTCGTCGTCACCGGCATCGTGTGGCAATGGCTCTTCGATCCGACGTTCGGCATTCAGGCCGCAGTTCGTGACTGGGGCTGGACCGACTTCCGCTTCGACTGGCTGACGCGCGAAAGTACGGCGATCTACGCGCTGGTCGGCGCTGGCGTCTGGCAGGCCACGGGGCTTGGCATGGTCATCATGCTCGCCGGACTGCGCGGCATCGATCAGGACATCTGGAATGCCACCCGTGTGGATGGTGTGCCGGCATGGCGCGTCTACATTCACGTCATTCCCGCCATGATCCGGCCGATGGTTGCCACGGCAGCCGTTCTCCTCTCGCTGACCGCCATCAAAATCTACGATCTGGTGGTGGTGATGACGGGCGGCGGGCCGGGAATATCAACCGAAGTGCCAGCCAAATACGTCATGGACATGCTGTTCCAGCGCAACAATCTCGGGCAGGCCACCGCTGCGGCCACCATCATGCTGCTGGCGATTTGCGTTCTCGTGGGTCTGCCATGGCTGCTGCTGCGCCGAAAGGAGGCTGCGAAATGA
- a CDS encoding ABC transporter substrate-binding protein: protein MDYVKNAVLGGLSALLLSTSAFAEDLKVEVYTNWVSGGESAALNAIAKAFEAKGGKWIDFAVPGDTVAPAISRIVAGDPMGAAKMQSADLTELQKAGLLADIDEVAAKNKWKDRLPDFMWNSITRDGHVYGAPINAQSEVWLWYNKAVFEKVGIKEPQSYDELFAALDKIKAAGIIPFAVGGQDWQLNILFLKVLAGVAPDVYLQMQGPDYEAAIKSDGFKNAAAIFGKLRAYDDAGSPGRQWNVAVNMVASGQAAMMVMGDWAKGEFTAAGQTAGKEYGCMLGPQNDAIILTGDMFIFPKIDSQRPGQLLLAETMLEPEIQVPFNIAKGSMPSVLDTDVSQMDECTQKAMKVLQDPAKRLPGLSYVMTPDRRAAIMDAVAKYWSNGSSAPDVLVDSMLKAFNSTE from the coding sequence ATGGATTACGTAAAAAACGCCGTTCTGGGCGGACTTTCAGCATTGCTTTTGTCAACATCCGCGTTCGCCGAGGACTTGAAGGTAGAGGTCTACACCAACTGGGTTTCAGGTGGAGAGTCCGCAGCTCTGAACGCCATTGCCAAGGCTTTCGAGGCCAAGGGCGGTAAGTGGATCGATTTTGCTGTGCCGGGCGATACCGTCGCTCCCGCAATTTCGCGCATCGTGGCAGGCGACCCGATGGGAGCCGCGAAGATGCAGTCTGCCGATCTCACCGAATTGCAGAAGGCCGGGCTTTTGGCCGATATCGATGAGGTTGCCGCCAAAAACAAATGGAAGGATCGCCTTCCTGACTTCATGTGGAACTCGATCACGCGCGATGGCCACGTCTATGGCGCACCCATCAATGCGCAATCCGAAGTCTGGCTTTGGTACAACAAGGCGGTGTTCGAGAAAGTCGGCATCAAGGAGCCGCAATCCTATGACGAGCTTTTCGCTGCGCTCGACAAGATCAAGGCGGCGGGCATCATTCCGTTTGCAGTCGGTGGTCAGGACTGGCAGTTGAACATTCTTTTCCTCAAGGTCCTCGCAGGCGTGGCTCCGGACGTGTATCTCCAGATGCAGGGCCCGGATTACGAGGCAGCCATTAAATCCGACGGTTTCAAAAACGCTGCCGCCATATTCGGTAAGCTGCGGGCCTATGATGATGCGGGCAGTCCCGGTCGGCAATGGAACGTAGCCGTCAACATGGTCGCATCAGGTCAGGCCGCCATGATGGTGATGGGCGACTGGGCCAAGGGAGAGTTCACGGCTGCCGGGCAGACCGCAGGCAAGGAATATGGCTGCATGCTGGGCCCGCAGAATGACGCCATCATCCTGACCGGCGACATGTTCATTTTCCCCAAGATCGATTCTCAGCGTCCCGGACAGCTGCTTCTGGCCGAAACGATGCTTGAGCCTGAAATTCAGGTGCCATTCAATATTGCCAAGGGCTCGATGCCTTCCGTGCTGGATACCGATGTCAGCCAGATGGACGAATGCACGCAGAAGGCGATGAAGGTGTTGCAGGACCCGGCCAAGCGTTTGCCCGGCCTGTCTTACGTCATGACGCCGGACCGCAGGGCTGCGATCATGGATGCCGTCGCGAAATACTGGAGCAATGGGTCCTCCGCCCCAGATGTTCTCGTCGACTCGATGCTGAAGGCCTTCAACTCCACGGAGTAG
- a CDS encoding LacI family DNA-binding transcriptional regulator, producing MAAPRKPTLADIAVTTGYGVNTVSLALRGSTRISQAARDKILKAAEELDYIPNATAKSLVTKRSHTVGMLVEYLTNPQPAAVATALQREMAARGYSVLFASSSTPEQETSAIEMFRRHMIDGLLIYPVDHTNLEQLRRLRARNFPIVMLVGARDTGLDAVGVDEFQASYDATTHLIALGHTKIGALGPLYDKPLKLKGFQHAHQVHGLPLDIARIVEPAGFSMEAGFRAMDELAERNSGMTAVFASSDMFALGAMRWAKLKGLRVPEDLSIVGYDDIEFGAFSHTTLTSVRNDGTLLAQAAANKLVALMEGRGTLPAPSLTLLPGELKIRESSARPGQSSVTTSATGLASYGVNHTAVSP from the coding sequence ATGGCAGCACCACGCAAACCGACCTTGGCTGATATCGCTGTTACTACCGGCTATGGAGTGAACACCGTTTCCCTGGCCTTGAGGGGAAGCACGCGGATTTCGCAGGCAGCGCGGGACAAGATTTTAAAGGCGGCGGAAGAGCTGGACTACATACCCAACGCCACGGCAAAGTCTCTGGTTACCAAGCGAAGCCATACGGTGGGCATGCTGGTCGAGTATCTGACCAACCCACAGCCCGCAGCCGTTGCAACCGCACTGCAACGCGAAATGGCCGCACGGGGTTACAGCGTGCTTTTCGCCAGTTCCTCGACGCCGGAGCAGGAGACATCGGCAATAGAGATGTTCCGCCGCCACATGATAGACGGCCTGCTGATCTATCCCGTGGACCACACAAATCTCGAACAGCTACGCCGTCTCAGGGCACGAAATTTTCCGATCGTCATGCTGGTCGGCGCCCGCGACACCGGCCTGGACGCCGTGGGCGTCGACGAATTTCAGGCATCCTATGACGCCACGACACATCTGATAGCACTCGGCCACACAAAAATCGGCGCACTCGGCCCGTTATACGATAAACCACTGAAGTTGAAGGGATTTCAGCATGCACACCAAGTGCACGGCTTGCCCTTGGACATCGCCCGGATCGTGGAACCCGCCGGCTTCAGCATGGAGGCCGGATTTCGGGCGATGGACGAACTTGCGGAACGCAATTCCGGGATGACAGCCGTATTCGCCTCCTCAGACATGTTTGCCCTAGGCGCAATGCGCTGGGCGAAGCTGAAAGGTCTTCGAGTACCCGAAGACCTTTCTATCGTCGGTTATGACGACATAGAATTTGGAGCCTTTTCCCACACGACACTCACCTCCGTGCGCAATGACGGGACTTTGTTGGCGCAAGCAGCAGCAAACAAGCTCGTGGCCTTGATGGAGGGGCGAGGCACACTTCCTGCACCGAGCCTGACGCTTTTGCCCGGGGAACTAAAGATAAGAGAAAGTTCTGCTCGCCCCGGTCAGAGCAGCGTTACGACGTCAGCAACGGGTTTGGCATCGTATGGAGTGAACCATACAGCCGTTAGTCCTTAG
- a CDS encoding VOC family protein yields the protein MLTVSEIAHVAIMVSDVERTLDFYVNKLGFEEVMRLDRDGALWLVYLRVTDTQFIEIFHGGTGDRAPAFELIGYNHLCLSVPDIEKSVVELEQAGIPLYRAKKLGLDGNWQCWIEDPDGHRIEVMQMMPDGMQMTAIARRR from the coding sequence ATGCTTACCGTTTCCGAGATCGCCCATGTTGCGATCATGGTATCTGACGTCGAACGAACCCTCGATTTCTACGTTAACAAGCTTGGCTTCGAAGAAGTCATGCGGCTTGATCGCGATGGCGCCCTCTGGCTTGTCTATCTGCGGGTCACCGACACGCAGTTCATCGAGATTTTCCATGGCGGCACGGGCGACCGCGCGCCTGCCTTCGAACTGATCGGGTACAATCACCTCTGCCTTTCGGTTCCTGATATCGAAAAGAGTGTGGTGGAACTCGAACAGGCCGGTATCCCGCTGTATCGGGCGAAGAAGCTCGGGCTTGATGGAAACTGGCAATGCTGGATCGAGGATCCGGACGGCCACCGTATCGAAGTCATGCAGATGATGCCGGATGGGATGCAGATGACGGCGATTGCACGACGACGGTAA
- a CDS encoding sugar phosphate isomerase/epimerase family protein, giving the protein MTYLVSYQLYSSRNFPPLPDQFPVLKAMGYDAVEPWLPAYEADPQLFRRQLDDAGLKCLGFHMPLTGLVSEPNKYFDIAETLGSDLLIPPYVKPEDRGNTPDYWKSLGLALAQGADDAATRGLRVAWHNHDFEYTLFDDGTRPIDHILGQDSIVKFEIDCGWITRAGGDAAAELEKFASQIVAVQLKDVAPVGTETEDGWAATGDGIIDWAGLLPSIRATSADHVVVEHDNPADWKRVAQRSIDFIRRTIA; this is encoded by the coding sequence ATGACCTATCTGGTTTCCTACCAACTGTATTCCTCGCGAAATTTTCCGCCCCTGCCTGACCAGTTTCCCGTCCTGAAGGCTATGGGATATGATGCCGTCGAACCATGGCTACCCGCTTACGAGGCGGACCCGCAACTGTTTCGCCGCCAGCTTGACGATGCAGGGCTGAAATGCCTCGGCTTTCACATGCCGCTGACCGGCCTAGTCAGTGAGCCGAACAAATACTTCGATATTGCCGAAACGCTGGGAAGCGACCTTCTGATTCCGCCGTATGTCAAACCAGAGGACCGCGGGAATACGCCCGATTACTGGAAGTCGCTTGGACTGGCGCTGGCTCAAGGCGCTGACGACGCCGCAACGAGGGGCCTTCGCGTGGCCTGGCACAACCACGATTTCGAATATACGCTCTTCGACGATGGCACGCGCCCGATCGATCACATCCTCGGCCAGGACAGCATCGTCAAGTTTGAGATCGATTGCGGCTGGATCACCCGGGCCGGCGGGGATGCCGCCGCAGAACTCGAAAAATTCGCCTCCCAGATCGTTGCAGTTCAGCTGAAGGATGTCGCTCCGGTGGGAACGGAAACGGAGGATGGTTGGGCCGCGACCGGTGACGGAATTATCGACTGGGCAGGGCTGCTTCCGTCCATCCGCGCGACGTCGGCGGATCATGTGGTCGTAGAGCACGACAACCCCGCTGACTGGAAACGCGTGGCGCAGCGTTCCATCGATTTCATTCGCCGCACGATCGCTTGA
- a CDS encoding VOC family protein, which yields MGDPAAALTQDTVIQICFLTHDVEASARWFSGLTGKPMPQMTFAADPQKAFADYRGQPASVTCRIMMFHFGNIDLEFLEPGPEPSVWRELLEHKGPGCHHIAFRTRNMGQQGKTLEAHGHAKIQSGEFQSGTGRYAYFDTMNDLGAFIELLEFDNDKDVP from the coding sequence ATGGGCGATCCGGCTGCAGCGCTGACCCAGGATACAGTCATCCAGATATGCTTCTTAACCCATGATGTCGAAGCATCGGCTCGATGGTTTTCAGGCCTGACCGGCAAGCCCATGCCGCAGATGACCTTTGCCGCCGATCCGCAGAAGGCCTTTGCCGACTACCGCGGGCAGCCTGCTTCGGTGACGTGCCGGATCATGATGTTTCATTTCGGAAATATCGATCTCGAGTTTCTCGAACCCGGACCGGAGCCCAGCGTCTGGCGCGAACTGTTGGAGCACAAGGGGCCGGGTTGTCACCACATTGCGTTCAGGACGCGCAACATGGGGCAGCAGGGCAAAACTCTCGAGGCGCATGGCCACGCGAAAATCCAGAGCGGGGAGTTTCAGAGCGGTACGGGCCGATATGCCTATTTCGACACGATGAACGATCTTGGGGCGTTCATCGAACTTCTCGAATTTGATAACGACAAGGACGTTCCATGA